One window of Apteryx mantelli isolate bAptMan1 chromosome 8, bAptMan1.hap1, whole genome shotgun sequence genomic DNA carries:
- the C8H1orf146 gene encoding protein SPO16 homolog isoform X2 produces the protein MTESVGQEESRWITTVIMSTALQNHEISTILQSQQHRVRYSDSVEIGSVIFSLSGVAFILADTQDLLRTGEEQFLDRIQKFINIHRNSFLVLSAALHGPEEWNIMFRIQRRFLGSNLRIIPVHNTAETVKFMLTIAKITSKPCADDIRYKMAMAKAHIIEKSPVWKMLQQYQLHCN, from the exons ATGACGGAAAGTGTTGGGCAGGAAGAGTCAAGGTGGATAACAACTGTTATTATGAGTACAGCTCTGCAG AACCACGAAATTTCTACAATTCTACAGAGTCAACAACACCGAGTTCGATATTCAGATTCAGTGGAAATTGGATCTGTGATATTCTCTCTTTCTG GTGTTGCATTTATACTGGCAGACACTCAAGACTTACTTAGGACAGGAGAAGAGCAGTTTTTAGACAGAATTCAGAAGTTCATAAACATTCATCGGaatagttttttggttttgtcagcTGCCCTTCATGGACCAGAAGAATGGAATATAATGTTCAGGATTCAGAGAAG ATTCCTGGGCAGTAATTTACGCATCATTCCAGTTCACAATACCGCTGAAACTGTTAAGTTTATGCTAACTATAGCTAAG aTAACTTCCAAGCCATGCGCAGATGATATTCGTTACAAAATGGCAATGGCAAAAGCCCACATAATAGAAAAGAGTCCAGTCTGGAAGATGCTTCAGCAGTACCAGCTGCATTGTAATTAA
- the C8H1orf146 gene encoding protein SPO16 homolog isoform X1, which yields MTESVGQEESRWITTVIMSTALQNHEISTILQSQQHRVRYSDSVEIGSVIFSLSGVAFILADTQDLLRTGEEQFLDRIQKFINIHRNSFLVLSAALHGPEEWNIMFRIQRRPHQTDADKAQLYFECMCFVTSCSAIVCKSVNEFLHWWRGETCSTVSKVLVEFVKNKQSKQAP from the exons ATGACGGAAAGTGTTGGGCAGGAAGAGTCAAGGTGGATAACAACTGTTATTATGAGTACAGCTCTGCAG AACCACGAAATTTCTACAATTCTACAGAGTCAACAACACCGAGTTCGATATTCAGATTCAGTGGAAATTGGATCTGTGATATTCTCTCTTTCTG GTGTTGCATTTATACTGGCAGACACTCAAGACTTACTTAGGACAGGAGAAGAGCAGTTTTTAGACAGAATTCAGAAGTTCATAAACATTCATCGGaatagttttttggttttgtcagcTGCCCTTCATGGACCAGAAGAATGGAATATAATGTTCAGGATTCAGAGAAG GCCACACCAAACTGATGCTGACAAGGCACAATTGTATTTTGAATGCATGTGCTTTGTTACTAGCTGTTCTGCCATTGTATGTAAATCAGTGAATGAGTTTTTGCATTGGTGGAGGGGTGAAACTTGCTCCACAGTCTCAAAAGTGCTTGTTGaatttgttaaaaacaaacaaagcaagcaaGCCCCCTGA